The following coding sequences are from one Elusimicrobium minutum Pei191 window:
- a CDS encoding cupin domain-containing protein yields the protein MSKKMEITKEEANFTALNIGKFDDLSKYTETKGKVFLKEMIKATSVEISFQLLPAGTRLPFAHIHKQNEEVYIVIKGKGIFEVDGVSFPIEEGSLVRVAPKGKRILESAPDSEMVYMVVQAKENSLRQWTQNDGVIA from the coding sequence ATGTCTAAAAAGATGGAAATAACTAAGGAAGAAGCAAACTTCACTGCGTTAAATATAGGGAAATTTGATGATTTGTCTAAATATACCGAAACAAAAGGAAAGGTGTTTTTAAAAGAAATGATTAAAGCCACTTCGGTTGAAATTTCTTTTCAGCTGCTTCCCGCGGGCACAAGACTGCCTTTCGCGCATATTCATAAACAAAATGAAGAAGTTTACATAGTTATAAAAGGCAAAGGAATTTTTGAGGTTGACGGCGTTTCTTTTCCTATAGAAGAGGGAAGTCTGGTAAGAGTGGCACCCAAAGGCAAAAGGATATTGGAAAGCGCGCCAGACTCCGAAATGGTGTATATGGTTGTGCAGGCCAAGGAAAATTCCTTGCGGCAATGGACGCAAAATGACGGCGTAATCGCTTAA
- a CDS encoding winged helix-turn-helix transcriptional regulator, translating to MKKKLPLCPVEVTLFLIGDKWKVLIIRDLINGTKRFGELKKSIGSVTQKVLTSNLREMEKHGLVLRKVYAEVPPRVEYSLSEKGLSLRPVLDSLYKWGEKYQKTSL from the coding sequence ATGAAAAAAAAATTACCTTTATGCCCTGTTGAAGTAACACTGTTTTTAATAGGAGATAAATGGAAAGTATTGATAATAAGGGATTTAATAAACGGCACAAAACGCTTTGGAGAACTTAAAAAATCCATAGGATCGGTAACGCAAAAAGTTTTAACTTCCAATTTACGAGAAATGGAAAAACACGGCCTTGTATTAAGAAAAGTTTATGCGGAAGTTCCGCCCAGGGTAGAATATTCTTTATCCGAAAAAGGATTAAGTTTAAGGCCTGTTTTAGATTCTTTGTATAAATGGGGTGAGAAATACCAAAAAACATCACTATAG
- a CDS encoding ATP-grasp domain-containing protein, with protein sequence MDKGKVLIVDGYSTGKYYADRLKERGITPFHLTSGMEKNTSLPQDVIEKYIASQIGTSYQTTYLMPDSLQSLLEEFGKHNFAAVIPGTESGVEVAERLSEYFKLPSNDFKTVALRRDKHLMQQALKNAGLKYISFLKTAKVEEALSWIEKNNFKKIVIKPLMSAGTDGVKVCEDKDSVKKAFESLIGTKDGFGRKNDEVLVEQFIEGKEIVVNCVSRGGEHILTDVMIYNKILTVDKNPVYDASLLIKNLTPEFKECVDYTFKVLNVLGIKYGASHTEIMLTPEGPVLIETGARVMGRLSEIYWEALGRNSIDLILDSYLDGVKHKENMLKPYNPKKSFLYKYFISYANAEISSLPVFDSLGELPCVRELTFALARQSMRVKKTIDMPTMPGEGVFISEQEEEIINAYKTARFLEVCAPGLLYEPKDAVPMAFEKELLAKIKDKGSLCDEYDTLFKGFELKYKDFENSVLYVLNDLMLPCLNGEIGDVYIAGKQLYEDKRTKETLIPNPFYSVFLPVAAEPFLFKTGDKGRIEKTGEIKIL encoded by the coding sequence ATGGATAAAGGCAAAGTACTTATAGTTGACGGATACTCCACAGGTAAATATTATGCTGACCGCCTAAAAGAAAGAGGCATTACTCCTTTTCACCTTACTTCGGGGATGGAAAAAAATACTTCACTTCCGCAAGATGTTATTGAAAAATACATTGCCTCGCAAATAGGGACAAGTTATCAAACAACTTATCTCATGCCTGATTCACTCCAGTCCTTGTTGGAAGAATTTGGCAAACATAATTTCGCCGCTGTTATACCCGGTACGGAAAGCGGCGTGGAAGTAGCGGAACGTTTGTCCGAATACTTTAAACTGCCTTCCAATGATTTTAAGACAGTTGCCCTTAGAAGGGATAAGCACCTTATGCAGCAGGCTCTTAAAAACGCGGGCTTAAAATATATCTCTTTTTTAAAAACAGCCAAGGTTGAAGAGGCTCTTTCCTGGATTGAAAAAAATAATTTTAAAAAAATTGTTATAAAACCGCTTATGAGCGCGGGAACTGACGGTGTTAAAGTTTGTGAAGATAAGGACAGCGTAAAAAAGGCTTTTGAGTCTTTGATAGGCACAAAAGACGGCTTTGGCAGAAAAAATGACGAGGTTTTGGTTGAGCAGTTTATAGAAGGCAAAGAAATTGTTGTTAACTGCGTTTCGCGCGGGGGGGAGCATATTTTAACTGATGTAATGATTTACAACAAAATATTAACCGTTGATAAAAACCCTGTATACGACGCTTCTCTTTTAATAAAAAACCTTACTCCGGAATTTAAAGAATGCGTAGATTATACTTTTAAAGTTCTTAATGTTTTGGGTATTAAATACGGCGCGTCCCACACGGAAATAATGCTTACACCCGAAGGCCCGGTTCTTATAGAAACAGGCGCCAGAGTTATGGGAAGGCTTAGCGAAATTTATTGGGAAGCCTTGGGCCGCAACAGCATTGATTTGATTCTTGACAGCTATCTTGACGGCGTAAAGCATAAAGAAAATATGCTTAAGCCTTATAATCCCAAAAAATCTTTTCTTTATAAATATTTTATTTCTTATGCGAATGCGGAAATATCTTCCCTTCCTGTTTTTGACAGTTTAGGGGAGCTTCCCTGCGTTAGAGAGCTGACTTTTGCGCTTGCCCGGCAAAGTATGCGCGTTAAAAAAACTATTGATATGCCTACAATGCCCGGTGAAGGTGTTTTTATAAGCGAGCAAGAGGAAGAGATTATAAACGCCTATAAAACCGCGCGATTTTTAGAAGTTTGCGCGCCCGGCCTTTTGTATGAGCCTAAAGACGCCGTGCCTATGGCTTTTGAAAAGGAACTTTTAGCAAAAATTAAGGATAAAGGCTCTTTATGTGATGAATATGACACTCTTTTTAAAGGTTTTGAATTAAAATATAAAGATTTTGAAAACAGTGTTTTATATGTTTTAAATGACTTAATGCTGCCCTGCCTTAACGGTGAAATTGGAGATGTGTATATAGCGGGCAAACAGCTTTATGAGGATAAACGGACTAAAGAAACTCTTATCCCTAATCCGTTTTACAGCGTTTTTCTTCCCGTGGCCGCGGAGCCCTTTTTATTTAAAACAGGAGATAAAGGCCGCATCGAAAAAACCGGGGAAATAAAAATTTTATAA